The proteins below are encoded in one region of Manis javanica isolate MJ-LG chromosome 8, MJ_LKY, whole genome shotgun sequence:
- the FSCB gene encoding LOW QUALITY PROTEIN: fibrous sheath CABYR-binding protein (The sequence of the model RefSeq protein was modified relative to this genomic sequence to represent the inferred CDS: inserted 1 base in 1 codon; deleted 2 bases in 1 codon; substituted 2 bases at 2 genomic stop codons) yields MEVSDEPDQPVSAGRKEIRRRRRPNQPMVDKSQQTEVAEKKKQLPIPQSSGSQATISIGNIPGSNVNYGSLRISSQLQTWKKRRKYIRDMTDKSLQTDTTEEEKKEAIKAVDETVMPEEKPAAVREGDPEFPESVQEVEISPRRHSVQLKIHRSQQTSCTGVWTMMNIPQKETVDKEQQTDLSESEIMFFGKPGSSFSKSKEGTRKCKSSGDIFVSENPEFQSITSNNEETGQSISKFLFIQQSKNGNTAYLEDEQDISVAVQPTNAGEISAEVQPPATDEAPAEEASAKVEPTPAEEMFSEEPPAEVQPPSTNESSTQEAQELQLPPAEETPAEEASAEVQHSAAEETPTEGASAEVLPLPAEEPPAEETSDEVQSLTAEETHAEEASAEVLPPPAEESPVEEATAEVQPPLDEETSSEEASAEVQPLAAEEALAEEASAEVLPPPAEETPVEETSAEVQPPLDEETSSEEASAEAQPQPAARRLLPKKPQLNLSLHKLRRTLHXGPDELQPLSAEETTXKMVCFDEQPPPAEEDFITQISINEGSLEIQSSPFEQTPADDSLVENVSTEYQSLQTTDVPVVKLKLVILEDEXKYQKSLEWDPVHKDLSTIKKEQEYATEIEVVIHTERQ; encoded by the exons ATGGAAGTTAGTGATGAACCTGATCAGCCTGTCtctgcagggaggaaagaaattCGGAGAAGAAGACGACCCAACCAACCAATGGTAGACAAATCCCAGCAGACAGAagtggcagagaaaaagaaacagctgcCCATACCACAGTCATCTGGTTCCCAAGCTACCATCAGTATTGGTAATATTCCTGGAAGCAACGTAAACTATGGGTCTCTTAGAATATCTTCTCAACTTCAAActtggaagaagagaagaaagtatatacGGGATATGACTGATAAATCTCTGCAGACAGACACtactgaagaagagaaaaaagaagcaatCAAGGCAGTTGATGAAACAGTGATGCCTGAAGAAAAGCCAGCTGCTGTTAGGGAGGGAGACCCTGAATTTCCAGAGAGTGTTCAAGAAGTAGAAATCTCACCAAGGAGACACTCAGTCCAACTAAAAATACATAGATCTCAGCAGACCAGTTGTACTGGAGTCTGGACAATGATGAACATTCCTCAGAAAGAAACAGTGGACAAGGAACAGCAGACAGACCTCAGTGaatcagaaataatgttttttggCAAGCCAGGTAGTTCTTTTTCAAAGTCAAAGGAAGGTACACGGAAATGTAAATCCTCAGGGGACATTTTTGTTAGTGAAAATCCTGAATTTCAATCAATAACAAGTAAcaatgaagaaactgggcagagtattagcaaatttttatttattcaacaatccAAAAATGGTAATACAGCATATTTAGAAGATGAGCAAGACATTTCAGTTGCAGTGCAGCCTACCAATGCAGGAGAGATCTCTGCTGAAGTACAACCTCCAGCCACTGATGAGGCTCCAGCAGAAGAGGCCTCCGCTAAAGTAGAGCCTACCCCAGCTGAAGAGATGTTTTCAGAAGAGCCTCCTGCTGAAGTTCAGCCTCCATCTACTAATGAGTCTTCTACACAAGAGGCCCAAGAGCTTCAACTTCCACCGGCTGAAGAGACCCCTGCAGAAGAAGCTTCAGCTGAAGTTCAGCATTCAGCTGCTGAGGAAACCCCTACAGAGGGTGCTTCAGCTGAGGTTCTGCCTCTACCAGCTGAGGAGCCTCCTGCAGAAGAGACCTCAGATGAGGTTCAGTCTCTGACAGCTGAGGAGACCCATGCAGAAGAGGCCTCAGCTGAGGTTCTGCCTCCACCAGCTGAGGAGAGCCCTGTGGAAGAGGCCACAGCTGAAGTTCAGCCACCACTAGATGAGGAGACCTCTTCAGAGGAGGCCTCAGCTGAAGTTCAACCTCTAGCGGCTGAGGAGGCCCTTGCAGAAGAGGCCTCAGCTGAGGTTCTGCCTCCACCAGCTGAGGAGACCCCTGTGGAAGAGACCTCAGCTGAAGTTCAGCCACCACTAGATGAGGAGACCTCTTCAGAGGAGGCCTCAGCTGAAGCTCAGCCTCAGCCAGCAGCTAGGAGGCTTCTGCCGAAGAAGCCCCAACTGAACCTCAGTCTCCACAAACTGAGGAGAACTCTGCATTAAGGGCCT GATGAACTTCAGCCTCTATCAGCTGAAGAAACTACCTAAAAAATGGTCTGTTTTGATGAGCAGCCTCCACCAGCTGAAGAAGATTTTATCACACAAATCTCTATAAATGAGGGCTCTCTAGAAATTCAGTCTTCACCATTTGAACAAACCCCTGCAGATGACTCTCTGGTAGAGAATGTGTCTACTGAATATCAGTCTCTCCAGACAACAGACGTCCCTGTGGTCAAATTAAAATTGGTGATTTTGGAAGATG CTAAATATCAGAAGTCTTTAGAGTGGGATCCTGTTCACAAAGATTTGTCTACCATCAAGAAAGAACAAGAGTATGCTACTGAAATAGAGGTTGTCATCCATACAGAAAGACAATAG